One window from the genome of Candidatus Binatia bacterium encodes:
- a CDS encoding DUF4386 domain-containing protein — MTRTMNARIAGFTFLFYIGAGILSMTLSGWATHGEGTATRLASMAQHPMTVGVVVVLVLLQGLSALVLATTLYAITREQDADLAMLGLTCRVVEGVLAGVVVSRTLGLLWLSTAMGAKGTDTAMVQALGAFLFQVGAWSPVLGGTFFAVGSTLFSYLLLRGRMVPLPLAALGVAASALLVVGLPLRLAGFVHGPVTWLMWAPMAAFEVPLALWLLVKGVRLPPVHAASPAR, encoded by the coding sequence ATGACTCGCACGATGAACGCACGGATCGCCGGCTTCACCTTTCTGTTCTACATCGGCGCCGGAATCCTCAGCATGACCCTGTCCGGCTGGGCCACCCACGGCGAGGGGACCGCGACCAGGCTGGCGAGCATGGCCCAGCATCCGATGACCGTGGGGGTCGTCGTCGTTCTGGTGCTGCTCCAGGGGCTCTCGGCCCTGGTGCTTGCCACGACCCTGTACGCGATCACGCGCGAGCAGGATGCCGACCTCGCGATGCTGGGGCTGACCTGTCGCGTGGTCGAAGGAGTCCTCGCCGGCGTGGTCGTCTCGAGAACCCTGGGACTGCTCTGGCTTTCGACGGCGATGGGAGCCAAGGGCACGGACACCGCGATGGTGCAGGCGCTGGGCGCGTTTCTATTCCAGGTCGGAGCATGGAGCCCCGTCCTTGGCGGCACCTTCTTCGCCGTGGGCAGCACCCTCTTTTCCTACCTTCTGCTGCGTGGCCGCATGGTTCCTCTCCCCCTGGCTGCCCTGGGCGTGGCCGCCTCGGCACTGCTCGTGGTGGGGCTTCCGCTGAGGCTCGCCGGATTCGTTCATGGACCGGTCACCTGGCTCATGTGGGCGCCGATGGCCGCCTTCGAGGTGCCGCTCGCCCTATGGCTGCTGGTCAAGGGCGTCCGCCTTCCGCCCGTTCACGCAGCATCGCCGGCGCGATGA
- a CDS encoding LytTR family DNA-binding domain-containing protein, with product MRARPKALIADDEPLLREALTQQLALAWPELEVVALARNGREAVAQFEALRPDVCFLDVHMPGLSGVEAAHQIGRRAHLVFVTAYDHYAVEAFAQGALDYLVKPVESARLAETVARLQERLRAAEPARNTEALLQQLVEEMARLRDGAALSAPLRWIHAQVGEALRLIPVEDVDYLRSDTKYTRVAWRGEVGRPQEALVRIPLRQLAAQLDPAQFAQVHRSVVVNLKAISHVLRGDNESAEIHLKGRKEVLPVSRSYLHRFRQM from the coding sequence ATGCGCGCCCGGCCGAAGGCGTTGATCGCCGACGACGAGCCGCTGTTGCGGGAGGCGCTGACGCAGCAGCTGGCTCTGGCCTGGCCCGAGCTGGAGGTGGTCGCCCTGGCGCGAAATGGCCGTGAAGCGGTCGCGCAATTCGAGGCTCTGCGGCCCGACGTCTGCTTCCTCGACGTGCACATGCCCGGCCTGTCCGGCGTCGAGGCGGCACACCAGATCGGCCGCCGCGCGCACCTGGTGTTCGTCACGGCGTACGACCACTACGCCGTGGAAGCCTTCGCGCAGGGGGCGTTGGACTATCTGGTCAAGCCGGTGGAGTCGGCGCGCCTTGCTGAGACCGTGGCGCGGCTCCAGGAACGCCTTCGCGCGGCCGAGCCGGCACGGAACACCGAGGCGTTGCTGCAGCAGCTTGTGGAGGAGATGGCGCGACTGCGAGATGGCGCGGCTCTGTCGGCGCCGCTGCGCTGGATTCACGCTCAGGTCGGAGAGGCTCTGCGCTTGATCCCCGTCGAAGACGTCGACTACCTGCGGTCCGACACCAAGTACACGAGGGTCGCCTGGCGCGGCGAGGTGGGGCGCCCCCAGGAGGCGCTCGTCCGGATCCCGCTGAGACAGCTGGCCGCGCAGCTGGATCCCGCGCAGTTCGCCCAGGTGCACCGGTCGGTCGTGGTCAACCTGAAGGCGATCAGCCACGTGCTGCGCGGCGACAACGAATCCGCCGAGATTCACCTGAAGGGGCGCAAGGAAGTGCTGCCGGTCAGCCGCAGCTACCTCCATCGGTTCCGGCAGATGTAG
- a CDS encoding histidine kinase produces MRGSETLGTAETFRHEPRGRALIFHWRRVQFTLLLSLALGILFSFRWGPSGIVRITLLGLFGLLAFRLFEQWPRRLPSWLARWVLQVTGVALAMPIGTLLFPVFGVAPAWEIQGLGLLVAPWVALAALVRQKDALARHQALAFDLERSELEREALDARLRLLQAQVAPHFLFNTLANVQALVDAGSPRASEVLRHLIAYLRAAVPRLGEPSTTLGQELQLVRAYLELMHLRIPDRLQFSLHVDETALALHCPPMTLLTLVENAVRHGIDPSEEGGRIDIHVHRQGDRYVVRVSDTGAGLQPEGNGLGTGLSTLRQRLQLAFGGDAELRVNAQRPRGVCAELDLPAREAPR; encoded by the coding sequence ATGCGTGGAAGTGAGACGCTCGGGACGGCCGAGACGTTCCGCCATGAACCGCGTGGCCGAGCGCTGATCTTCCACTGGCGGCGCGTGCAGTTTACGCTGCTCCTCTCGCTTGCCCTCGGTATCCTCTTCAGCTTCCGGTGGGGGCCATCCGGAATTGTTCGCATCACGCTCCTGGGCCTCTTCGGGCTGCTGGCGTTCCGCTTGTTCGAGCAGTGGCCGAGGCGGCTCCCGTCGTGGCTCGCCCGCTGGGTGTTGCAGGTCACGGGTGTCGCGCTCGCGATGCCGATCGGCACGCTCCTCTTCCCGGTGTTCGGCGTGGCGCCGGCATGGGAAATCCAGGGGCTCGGGTTGCTGGTCGCGCCGTGGGTCGCCCTGGCGGCTCTGGTGCGGCAGAAGGATGCGCTGGCGCGCCACCAGGCACTGGCATTCGACCTGGAACGCAGCGAGCTGGAGCGGGAGGCGCTGGACGCGCGATTGCGGTTGCTGCAGGCGCAGGTCGCCCCTCATTTCCTGTTCAATACGCTGGCGAACGTGCAGGCGCTGGTCGATGCCGGGTCGCCGCGGGCCTCGGAGGTGTTGCGCCATCTGATCGCGTATCTGCGCGCCGCGGTGCCGCGCCTGGGCGAGCCGAGCACGACGCTCGGCCAGGAGCTGCAGCTGGTCCGGGCGTATCTCGAGCTGATGCACCTGCGCATCCCCGACCGCCTGCAGTTCTCGCTGCATGTCGATGAGACCGCGCTGGCGCTGCACTGCCCGCCGATGACCCTGCTGACGCTGGTGGAGAACGCGGTGCGCCACGGGATCGACCCCAGCGAGGAGGGGGGGCGCATCGACATTCACGTGCATCGGCAAGGCGACCGCTACGTGGTCCGCGTCAGCGACACCGGCGCCGGCCTGCAGCCGGAGGGGAATGGACTCGGGACCGGTCTTTCGACCTTGCGCCAGCGCCTTCAGCTGGCCTTCGGCGGCGATGCCGAGCTCCGCGTGAACGCGCAGCGCCCGCGGGGCGTCTGCGCCGAGCTGGATCTCCCCGCGCGCGAAGCGCCGCGCTGA